From Camelina sativa cultivar DH55 chromosome 20, Cs, whole genome shotgun sequence, the proteins below share one genomic window:
- the LOC104771862 gene encoding protein NRT1/ PTR FAMILY 5.2-like encodes MLRMLPVLFITFIPSMMIAQINTLFVKQGTTLDRKVTGAFSIPPASLSAFVTLSMLISIVIYDRVFVKLTRKYTGNPRGITLLQRMGIGLIFHILIMIVASVTERYRLKIAADHGLIHQTGVKLPLTIFVLLPQFVLMGIADSFLEVAKLEFFYDQAPESMKSLGTSYSTTSLAVGNFMSSFLLSTVSEITKKRGRGWILNNLNESRLDYYYLFFAVLNLVNFVLFLVVVRFYVYRAEVTDSVDVKEEEMKEHE; translated from the exons atgctAAGAATGTTACCAGTCTTGTTCATAACTTTCATCCCAAGCATGATGATCGCTCAAATAAACACTTTGTTTGTCAAACAAGGAACCACTCTAGACCGGAAGGTCACTGGAGCTTTCAGCATCCCACCAGCTAGTCTCTCCGCTTTCGTCACACTCTCGATGCTCATTTCCATAGTCATATACGATCGAGTCTTCGTTAAGCTAACCCGAAAATACACTGGAAATCCAAGAGGCATTACTTTGCTTCAACGAATGGGAATTGGTCTTATCTTTCATATCCTCATCATGATCGTTGCATCTGTCACTGAAAG GTATAGACTCAAAATCGCTGCTGATCATGGTCTCATCCACCAAACCGGAGTAAAACTACCTTTGACTATCTTCGTTTTGCTTCCTCAATTCGTGCTAATGGGTATAGCTGATTCATTTTTAGAAGTTGCAAAGCTAGAATTTTTCTATGATCAAGCTCCCGAGAGCATGAAAAGTCTTGGAACATCGTATTCGACAACAAGTTTAGCAGTCGGAAACTTCATGAGCAGTTTCCTGTTATCGACAGTGTCTGAGATAACGAAGAAGCGAGGAAGAGGATGGATTTTGAATAATCTTAACGAGTCTAGGTTGGATTATTATTACCTGTTCTTTGCGGTACTCAATCTGGTTAactttgtcttgttcttggtcGTGGTTAGGTTTTATGTTTATAGAGCTGAGGTTACTGATTCAGTGGATGTGAAAGAGGAGGAAATGAAAGAGCATGAATGA